One part of the Nocardioides zeae genome encodes these proteins:
- a CDS encoding DUF3263 domain-containing protein gives MRDCGVSSTRYYQELNALIDEPAALAAYP, from the coding sequence GTGCGTGACTGCGGCGTCTCTAGCACGCGCTACTACCAAGAGCTCAACGCCCTGATCGACGAGCCCGCCGCGCTCGCGGCCTACCCCTGA
- a CDS encoding DUF3263 domain-containing protein gives MSTTTETLIERHRDMLEFERSWWKYQGVKD, from the coding sequence ATGAGCACGACGACCGAGACTCTCATCGAGCGGCACCGCGACATGCTCGAGTTCGAGCGCTCGTGGTGGAAGTATCAGGGCGTGAAGGATTAG